In a genomic window of Salegentibacter salegens:
- a CDS encoding sulfotransferase family protein has translation MTYNLDENWIANDINSIPDFIIGGSMKSGTTTLHQILAGHPNVFIPEKEIRFFDTDNILQHPNFHSFNPKNQKWSDTIQGNELKKAWKWYQNLYEDQKTMLKGEDSTSYLASEIAADRISRQNKKIKLIFLLRQPTLRAYSQYYHMLRRDSAMWSFEDTLKFNPYSVLYRSLYKTQLEYYYSLFPEDQIKVILFEDLIKNPKCVIKDLSIFLNLDYAQFPDEIFDMHANKAKLPRFPRLQLHKNKIIGNLSPRYINKSQSKSKQLITEKVFEKFFNRINPKINKKAPRINPSTKEYLDKFFYRELNGIDELTGLNIMKRWFDK, from the coding sequence ATGACATATAATCTTGATGAAAATTGGATTGCTAATGATATTAACTCTATTCCTGATTTTATTATTGGAGGATCAATGAAATCAGGAACAACCACGCTTCATCAAATACTTGCTGGGCATCCAAATGTTTTTATTCCAGAGAAAGAGATTCGTTTTTTTGATACAGACAATATCCTCCAACATCCAAATTTTCATTCCTTCAATCCTAAAAATCAAAAATGGAGTGATACAATTCAAGGGAACGAATTGAAAAAAGCCTGGAAATGGTACCAAAACCTATATGAAGATCAAAAAACAATGTTAAAAGGAGAGGATTCTACCTCATATTTAGCATCTGAAATTGCCGCGGATAGAATATCCAGGCAGAACAAGAAGATAAAATTAATATTTCTTTTAAGACAACCTACCTTACGGGCATATTCCCAATATTACCACATGCTTAGACGGGATTCAGCAATGTGGAGTTTCGAAGATACTTTAAAATTCAACCCCTATAGTGTTCTTTACCGTAGTTTATACAAAACACAACTGGAATATTATTATTCTCTATTCCCTGAAGATCAAATTAAAGTTATTTTATTCGAGGATTTAATCAAAAACCCTAAATGCGTCATAAAAGATTTATCAATCTTTCTTAATTTAGACTACGCTCAGTTTCCAGACGAAATATTTGATATGCATGCTAATAAAGCTAAATTACCAAGATTTCCTAGGCTGCAATTGCATAAAAATAAAATTATTGGAAATTTAAGTCCTAGATATATTAACAAGAGCCAGTCTAAAAGTAAACAGTTAATAACAGAAAAGGTCTTTGAAAAATTTTTTAATAGAATTAATCCTAAAATAAATAAAAAAGCTCCTAGAATCAACCCATCGACTAAAGAATATTTAGATAAATTCTTTTATCGGGAATTAAATGGCATCGACGAACTAACAGGCTTAAACATAATGAAAAGATGGTTTGATAAGTAA